TGGATAGACGGTCAAGTCTGTGCCCTTTTGTGATTTAACCCCAAAGTTGGCATAGATCATCAGGTCCCGATTCTTGATCTCGAGATGGTGCTCAGAGGCAAATTCATCAAATTTCTGATTGATCTGCTCCAGCTCAACCCCTTTTCCTTGGACAGAGAAATCATGAGGCGCCATGATTTTCTTGACCATTTCGCTACCGACATAGATGTTGGTTGCTGCAGAGATGGTTACCAGCACCATGGTCGAGAGGATGGCAATGGTCGCAAGCCCCACTGCATTTTTCTTCATGCGATAGATGAGGTTAGAGACCGAGATCATATTGTTGGGCTGGTAATAGTAGCTCTTCTTTTTCTTAAGCAGATGCAAGAAGACGGTGATCCCAGCATTAAAGAGCAGGTAGGTTCCGATCATGACCAGGATAACGGCTAGAAAGAAGGTCACAAGCGCAATAATGGGGTCTTTGACAGACACAGCTAGGTAGTAGCCAAAAGCAAGAGCTGCTAAGCCCAGGATGGTTTGAGGCCACAAAAAGCGGGCTTTCTTTTCGCCACTAGATTTCTCACGCGTCAACTGCAAGGCATTCAAACGAAGAATGCGCCAAGCATTGAGAAGAATCAAAAGTCCAAAGATGAGACCAAAGGTGACAAAGACCAAGATGACAATCCCAGGTTGGAAGGTAGATACTAGCTGGACCTTCATCTTCATGAGTTTCAAGAGAAAGGCAAAGATCAGCTTGTCAAAGAGGGCTCCAATCAAGACTCCGGCTGAGATGGTTAGAAAGCCAAACATCAAGAGTTCCTTGAAGATCATGCTGATGAGATGGCGTTTCTCAAGACCCAGCATGCTGTAGATTCCCAGCTCCTTGGAGCGATTTTTCATGACGAAGCTATTGGCATAGAGCACGATGATAGCTCCCGCCGCATTGACCACGAAGAATCCCAAGCTGAGAGTGAACACTATAGAAGAGCCCCCTCGAAGCTCGGAAATGCGGGGATTAAAGGTCAGGGAGTCAAAGAGGTAAGCGATGGTCACTGCGAGAATGACCGCAATCGCAAAGGGATAATAGAGCTTGCGGTTCTTGATCAGATTGGAGCAAGCTAGTTTAGTGGTTAATCGAAACATCTACTCCACCTCACTTGCCATGACTGTCAGAGTATCTGAGATTTCTTGAAACATCTGACGCTCCGTCTTTTCCCCACGGAAAATCTGGTTGTAAAGGATCCCATCCTTGATAAAGAGCACGCGCTTGGCACGTGCTGCCGCTGCGGTTGAGTGGGTCACCATAAGAATGGTTTGGCCCATAGTGTTGATATCCTCAAAGACGTCCAGCAAAGCAGCTGAAGACTTAGAATCCAGCGCCCCTGTTGGCTCATCAGCAAGGAGAATTTCAGGTGAGGTGATGATGGCCCGTGTTACAGCCACCCGTTGCTTTTGCCCACCAGAAATTTCGTAGGGATATTTCTCAAGGAGTTGGTGAATGCCCAATTCCCGACTCACGCTATCGACCTTGCTCATCATTTCCTTGACCGGTCTGCGTGAGAGGACTAGAGGCAGGAGGATATTATCCTTGACAGACAAGGTATCCAGCAGGTTGAAATCTTGAAACACGAAGCCTAGTTTTTCGCGACGGAAGCTGGAGGCATCCTTGTTCTTGATGGTGGAGGTGTCCGTGCCATTTAGGTAGACCCGCCCTTCCGTCGGCTGGTCCAGCATAGCCAGGATATTGAGGAGGGTGGATTTCCCGGATCCTGATTCCCCCATGATGGCGACGTATTCACCCTTCTCAACGGTAAAATGGATATCCTTTAAGGCTTCAACCTGCGTTCCTTGAAAGCGGGTTTTGTAGATCTTTTTGATATGTTGAACATCTAGTAATGACATGCTTTTCTCCTTTTACTAGTAGATCAAGAAAAATTCTTGGGTTTGTTGCAGGACTTGGAGACCAAATTCCGTCTTTTCCAGATCGGTTTGCTCATTTGGTTTCTTAATCTTTTTAGGTTGTTTCATCCATTTCAAGAGTTTCATTTTCTTGACCTCCTTCATTTGATGAGACTATTGTATAAAAAATAAAAGGCGGCTACCATAACCTAACCTTTCATTTTGACCTTTATTTCTTACATTTTTGTAAGATGGGGAAATCTTAATCCATGACCAACTTCTTCTCTTCAAAGTGAATGGCAACCGTCGTGCCTTGGCCGACCTCTGAGTGGAGGGTGATCCTGTGGCCCAATTGCTCTGCGATTTTCTTAGATAGATAGAGCCCCAGCCCTGAAGATTGCTGGGTCAGGTGGCCATTGTAGCCGGAGAAGCCCCGCTCAAAGACGCGGAGCACATCACTATTTTTGATCCCAATCCCGCTATCTTTTATATAGAGAGTCTGGTCTTTAAAATAGATTTCAATTCCACCGGTACTGGTGTACTTGAGGCTATTGGACAAGAGCTGCTCGATAATGACCAGGAGCCACTTACGATCGGTGATGACCTCCTCTTCCAAATCATGCAGATCCACGGTCAAGTTCTTTTGGATAAAAAAGAGGGCGTACTTGCGGACTACTTCTTTGACCAAATCTTCTACCAACACGCGCTTTAAGACCAGATCATCATGAAAACTCTCCAGTCGCAAGTACTGCAAAACCAGATTGGCATAGGAGTCAATCTTGAAAAGCTCCTGCTCCATCTGCTGCTTGACAATGGGTGTCTCGACATCTTGCACCAAGAGCTGGCTGGCCGCAATGGGCGTCTTAATCTGGTGAACCCAGAGGGTATAGTAGTCCATCAGGTCATTGAACTTGGCCTGAGCTGTCTTCCCTTCCTCCAAGCGCGCCTGCTGTTCTTCCGTGTATTTTTCATAAAGGAGATGTTCCAAAGGCGAAGCAACTTCTATTTCCTCATACAGGGCTACTTTGCGATAGTCTTGAAAGGTTATGACGAAATCCCAGACCAAGACACAGAGGCTAAAAAAGCCTAGTACTAGAGTCGCATAGAGGAACACATTCCCCGTCTCTGGAAAGAGATAGGCAAAGACCAAATCGACGATCAAAAAGATAAGCACTAGATAGAGCAAGCGCCTGCGGGATACCACATACTGCCAGAAGATCGTTCCAAATTTATTCATGGGTCAACCCGTAACCGATGCCTTTCTTGGTTTCGATGAAGTTTGACAAGCCAGCCTCCTCTAGTTTCTTGCGAAGGCGGGCCACATTGACAGACAAGGTATTGTCATCAATAAAGAAGTCGCTATTCCAGAGCTCTTTCATCATATCATCGCGCGCCACGATACTGCCCGCATGCTCAAACAGGACGCGCAGGATCTGAAATTCATTCTTGGTCAACTTGATGACTTCCCCTTCATACACCAAGTCCGTAGACTTGAGATTGAGGATGGCTCCCCGGTGCTCCAGCAGATTTTGATCCGTCCCAAATTCGTAAGAGCGGCGCAAGAGCCCTTGGACCTTAGCAAGGAGGACATTTTGATCAAAAGGCTTGGTGACAAAATCGTCTCCACCCATATTGATGGCCATGACAATATCCATGGCTTGATCCCGTGAGGAAAGAAACATAATCGGAACCTTTGAAACCTTGCGAATCTCCTGGCACCAGTGGTACCCATTGTAGAGAGGCAGTCCAATATCCATGAGGATCAAGTGGGGGTCGGTTTCGACAAAGATCCCGAGGACATCCATAAAATCCTCGACTGCGACCACTTTATAGCCCCATTGTTCCAATAATTGTTTGACCTGTTGGCGGATAATGTCATCGTCTTCGACTAAGAGAATTTTATGCATGGCTTTCTTTCCTTCCTTTTTCTTCTTCCTATTATAACAGATTAAGAAGCAGAGAAAAAGGCTGTTTCAGAGGGAAATAAGATCTCACTCCTACTGTCTTGATGGAAGGCGCTTTTTCTCCATCCATTTTTGTGCTATACTGAAAGAAATAAGACACGGGAGGCACAGATGTCAACTATTTTTGATTACCTAAAAGAAGTGACCTACGATTCCATATACGACCGTCCTTTCAATGAACTGGATGTCCTGGCACTGACAGAGCTGACCTATCTTCCTTTTGATCGGATCGTGCCCCAAGGGGATACGACCAATATTGAAGTCCGCTTATCTGATGCTGCAAAGCTAGTCGATCGAACCACCGATTTCACCGTGACAGACCAACACCTGCAATTAGTCGATGACTTAGCTAGTTCAAAGCGTTTTAAGAACATCAAACTCCTCAACTATGTCAACGAATATGACCCCGATGTTCAGAAGCAGTTTGCGGCTATGACCTATCGTCTTACCATGGATGTTTATTTAGTTGTCTTCAGAGGGACGGATGACACCTTGATCGGCTGGAAGGAAGACTTCCACATGACCTATATGGATCATGTCCCAGCTCAGAGGCGCGCAGCCAGCTACCTGCAAAACGTCATGAAGGAATTTCCTAAAGGGCGCTTCTTAGTAGCCGGTCACTCCAAAGGGGGCAATCTCGCAACCTATGCCTGCACTTACCTGCCGGATTCCTTATTTGAACGAGTCGATGCC
The DNA window shown above is from Streptococcus sp. S1 and carries:
- a CDS encoding ABC transporter permease, which encodes MFRLTTKLACSNLIKNRKLYYPFAIAVILAVTIAYLFDSLTFNPRISELRGGSSIVFTLSLGFFVVNAAGAIIVLYANSFVMKNRSKELGIYSMLGLEKRHLISMIFKELLMFGFLTISAGVLIGALFDKLIFAFLLKLMKMKVQLVSTFQPGIVILVFVTFGLIFGLLILLNAWRILRLNALQLTREKSSGEKKARFLWPQTILGLAALAFGYYLAVSVKDPIIALVTFFLAVILVMIGTYLLFNAGITVFLHLLKKKKSYYYQPNNMISVSNLIYRMKKNAVGLATIAILSTMVLVTISAATNIYVGSEMVKKIMAPHDFSVQGKGVELEQINQKFDEFASEHHLEIKNRDLMIYANFGVKSQKGTDLTVYPADERSVTPKTVFMVFDVASYEHMTGEKINLTGNQVILFAHNKDLKGQKQFTINGQDFQVKEEVSKDFITDHVPNQFNMLTEDFNYLVVPDLSAFVAQFPDLAINTNIYGGFNVNVDEDQQLKLAASYDKMIDELSSQQAQGTFIYGGNRANDVAELNSLFGGIFFIGIFLSLIFMVGTVIVIYYKQISEGYEDRDRFVILQQVGLDEHEVKRTINRQVRTVFFLPLIFAFIHLAFAYHMIRLILKVLGVINSGQVLVVTLSVCAVFLITYLIVFWITSRSYRKIVQI
- a CDS encoding ABC transporter ATP-binding protein, whose amino-acid sequence is MSLLDVQHIKKIYKTRFQGTQVEALKDIHFTVEKGEYVAIMGESGSGKSTLLNILAMLDQPTEGRVYLNGTDTSTIKNKDASSFRREKLGFVFQDFNLLDTLSVKDNILLPLVLSRRPVKEMMSKVDSVSRELGIHQLLEKYPYEISGGQKQRVAVTRAIITSPEILLADEPTGALDSKSSAALLDVFEDINTMGQTILMVTHSTAAAARAKRVLFIKDGILYNQIFRGEKTERQMFQEISDTLTVMASEVE
- a CDS encoding sensor histidine kinase, which codes for MNKFGTIFWQYVVSRRRLLYLVLIFLIVDLVFAYLFPETGNVFLYATLVLGFFSLCVLVWDFVITFQDYRKVALYEEIEVASPLEHLLYEKYTEEQQARLEEGKTAQAKFNDLMDYYTLWVHQIKTPIAASQLLVQDVETPIVKQQMEQELFKIDSYANLVLQYLRLESFHDDLVLKRVLVEDLVKEVVRKYALFFIQKNLTVDLHDLEEEVITDRKWLLVIIEQLLSNSLKYTSTGGIEIYFKDQTLYIKDSGIGIKNSDVLRVFERGFSGYNGHLTQQSSGLGLYLSKKIAEQLGHRITLHSEVGQGTTVAIHFEEKKLVMD
- a CDS encoding response regulator transcription factor yields the protein MHKILLVEDDDIIRQQVKQLLEQWGYKVVAVEDFMDVLGIFVETDPHLILMDIGLPLYNGYHWCQEIRKVSKVPIMFLSSRDQAMDIVMAINMGGDDFVTKPFDQNVLLAKVQGLLRRSYEFGTDQNLLEHRGAILNLKSTDLVYEGEVIKLTKNEFQILRVLFEHAGSIVARDDMMKELWNSDFFIDDNTLSVNVARLRKKLEEAGLSNFIETKKGIGYGLTHE